The genomic segment TTTTAAATAAAAGTGCCAGCGAGCTAAAGTTCAAAGTTCAAAGTCTAAAGTTTAAAGTCCAAGATCTAAAGTCTAAATACTAAATACTAAATACTAACTTGTTAAGTTCTATACGAATAATTACCTTCGTGCGATAATATAGTAGTAAGCCAAAAACATAAAATTTTATACAATGAAGATTAAATATTTGTTTATAATAGTGGCATTAGTGATGTTAGCCAATACAGGATTTGCATTTGGTCCAACCGGACACAGAACTATTGCCAAAATTGCAGAATCTTACCTTAGTGATGAGGCAAAAAAGCAAATAACCGAGTTGCTGGATGGCGAAGGGATTGTTATTGTTTCAACTTTTGCAGATGATATAAAATCAGAAAAAAAATACGATTATACTCATGTATGGCATTATGTTAATGCAGAGGAAGGTATAAGTTACAGCGATTCGAAAAAGAATCCTGACGGAGATCTGATATTTGCTATTAATAAAGCGGTTGAAGTTTTAAAGAATCCTAAGAGTACGAAAGAAGAAAAAGCATTCAATTTAAAAATGCTGATTCATTTTATAGGAGATTTACATCAGCCATTGCATTGTGGCAGAGGTGCAGATAAAGGGGGGAATGATATAAAGGTTAAATGGTTCAGAAAGAACACTAATTTGCACAGAGTTTGGGATTCTGATATAATTAACTTTAATAAAATGAGTTATAGCGAACTGGCAGAAACCATGAAAAGATCTCCTTATATAGATAAAGAGGAAATAGAAAAAGGAAATGTTATTTCGTGGTACAACGAGTCTAAAAAACTTAGTAAAGTAGTTTATGCCTCGGTAGAGCCGGATGAAAATCTTACTTATGGATATAATTATAAATACTTTCCTGTTTTAAAGGAGCGGCTTAATTATGCCGGTATCCGTTTGGCAAAGGTTTTAAATGAGATTTTTAGGTGATATGAATTGAGTTAATCAATAACTCTCACATTAATAATTTGAACTTCCTTAGCCTCAATATTGATTTTAGGGAAGTTTTTTTCGTAGTCGATATTTATATCTCCCAAGCCTACTTTCCCGTCACCATTTGAGTCCCATTTAAGACTTAGGTAGTAATTAGCCTTGTCAACTTCCTTACAACCTCTGATTTTTGATGCCGGATCAGCGGGAATTTCCAGTTCAATCGTATGAGGCAGAGATTTTGCTTTATATTTTTTACTGACAATTTCCGTAGCCTCAACATCAGCCAGTATTGGACTGTATCCGTAAAGGGTAACTATAAAATCTTTTACGTCAGGTTTAATAGTGGTTTCGCTTTGAAGGTCAATTTTTATTATATGTGAGGAGCTACTCTCACACGATTGCATTGCAAGAGTTACACTGAATAGAATCAGAAGAAATTTTAGAACTTTCATTTTAATAAATGTTTATATTTTATAATGTATTAATATGTAGTCCTTTAGAGTGCTAAATTACAAAAGGAATTATACATAATAAGGTTAATTGCTAAAAAAAGGTGAATAAAATATTCACCTTTTCGAATTTATAATGAAGTTTATATAAAACTATTCCTAAAACAACAGATCTTATTTTTCGTTAAGTTTTTTTGCTCCTTCAATAATTTCTTCAACTATTTTTGGATCCAGTAGAGTAGAAGTATCTCCTAAGTTGGAAACATCACCTTCGGCGATTTTTCTTAGAATTCTTCGCATTATTTTACCTGATCGTGTTTTAGGTAAACCGGGAACAATTTGAATAATATCAGGTCTGGCAATTTTACCAATTTCTTCAACTACAGTCTCAATAACTTCCGATTTCAATATGTCCTGATTTTTACATTCTTCTCTACAAATAATAAATGCGTAAATACCTTGTCCTTTTATATCATGTGGATAGCCTACAACTGCCGATTCAACCAGTTTTTCATTTTTATTAATTGCATTTTCTATTTCGGCTGTGCCAAATCTGTGTCCCGAAACATTTATTACATCATCAACACGTCCAATAATTCTATACATACCGTTTTTGTCTCTTTTTGCTCCATCACCTGTAAAATAATAACCGTCATAGTTTGAGAAGTAAGTGTCTTTTGCTCTTTTATGATCGCCGTGAATAGTTCTCAACATTGATGGCCAAGGGTATTTAATAGCCAAATATCCTTCAACTTCATTTTCTTTTATTTCCTCACCATCTTTATTCAATAATACAGGTTGTATTCCGGGTAATGGGTATCCGGCATGTGAAGGTTTCATTGGGCTGTGATTACCGAGTCCCGATATCATAATCCCTCCGGTTTCGGTTTGCCACCATGTATCAACAACCGGGCATCGTTCCTTTCCAACGTGAATATGGTACCAGTGCCATGCTTCTTCATTTATAGGCTCACCAACTGTACCAATTACTTTTAACGAATCTAACGAATATGACAATACGTGGTCGTCTCCTGCCGCCATTAGAGCTCTGATAGCCGTAGGTGCGGTATAGAATTGATTTACCCCGTACTTATCTACTATTTGCCAAAACCTACCGGCATCCGGAAAAGTGGGTATTCCTTCAAACATTGTAGTTGTTGCTCCATTCAGTAAAGGGCCGTAGATAATGTAGGTATGCCCGGTAATCCAGCCAATATCAGCTGTACACCAGTAAACATCACTTTCTTTTGTTTGGAATACATTTTTGAATGAGTAACCTGCGTAAACCATATATCCTCCTACTGTATGTACAATTCCTTTAGGAGAACCCGTTGAACCGGAAGTATAGAGAATAAACAATGGATCTTCTGAATCCATTAGTTCAGGTTCGCAAAAGCTATCTGCCTTTTCCATTTCGTCGTGTAACCATACATCCCTTCCTTCTTCCATATTTACGGCCCATCTTGTTCTTTCTGTAACGATGACCTTTTCTACACTTGTACAATTTTTCAACGCTTCATCAACAACTCTTTTTACAGGAATTTCTTTTGCTCCCCTAAATAGTCCATCAGAAGTTAAAACCATTTTTGCGTCAGCATCGTTAATCCTGTCGGCTAGTGAGTTTGCAGAGAATCCTGCGAAAACAACAGAGTGAACAGCTCCAACTCTGGCACATGCCAAGGTTGCTATTGTAAGTTCCGGGATCATTGGCATATATATAGCAACGACATCCCCTTTTTTAATTCCGTTATTTTTTAAAACATTGGCAAATTTATTTACCTCTGTATAAAGTTCACGGTAGGTTAAGCGTACAAATCTTTCTCTGGGATCATTTGGTTCCCATATTAGTGCAATTTTGTTTCCTCTATCTTTTAAATGTCTGTCAAGTGCATTTTCGGTAATATTTAGTTTAGCATTTAAAAACCATTTAACATTTGGGTCATTAAAATTCCAGTTAAGGGTTTTATCCCATTTTTTTCTCCAAACAAACTTGTCGGCGATTTTATCCCAAAACTGTTCCGGATACTTAATGGATTCCTGGTATTTTTCCTTGTAATCATCAAATGAATTAATGGTCATATAATATAGAATTAGTTAGTAATATTTTATGAATATAATAAAAACTGACATATGTCATACTGTTGTCTTGGTGAAAATTTTCAGTCCGGACGAACGGGGTTGATTAACAGGTAAATAAGCTTCGTCATAAAAAGTGTGAATGGTGATTTTTCGTAAATATATTTGTGAGGAATTTTAAAGAATGAGGATATAATAAATATGAAATTGTTGAGACTCATATTATTTTTTATTTTGTTGTTTTCCTTTGCTGCTAAGGCTCAGGAGACTGCTTACTTTGTTGAAACTAAAAGTTACCAAAGAGCTTTTGGTTTAACAGTGGAAAATGATATGTTTTTTCAGACAGACCATTATTATTCTGCGGGAGAAAGTATACATTTTATACACCCGGCGATTTCAAAATCTCCATTTAACCGACTTCTTATTTCAATGTTTAATCTTGGAGATGTTGTGTATAACGGGCTAAAGATTGATCATAAGATTTTTACTCCTACTGATACACCTAATGCCGGGTTAAAAATAGGCGACAGACCATACGCTTCATCTTTAAGTATATCGCAATTTAAAGTTGTGGAAAATTCTGAATATGCTTACAGGATCAGCAGCCGGTTTAGTTTGGGAATCATTGGAGAATATGCCCGTGGTAGGGAGTTACAATCAAAAATTCACGAGATTACCCCTTCGGAGGTGCCCTTAGGCTGGGAATATCAGGTTAAGAACGACCTGTTGTTAAATTATTACATAAAATTGGACAAGGGCATTTACAGTTCTGAATATTTTGAATGGCTAGCCTCCGCATCTGTTAATTTAGGAACCGTTAATAATGATATTGCCTTTTCTACAAATGCCAGGGTTGGATTGATAGATTCATATTTCGAATCGTATTCTCCGGGAAAGAATTCCGGATTCAGAACATGGATGGAATTGAGTTATAAGGTGAAAACAATTGCCTATAATGCTTATCTGGAGGGTGGTTTAATAAACAGAAACAGTCCCTACATTATTGAAAATGGGGATATGAACAGAATGAGTCAGAAAATAGGTGTCCATTTTTTCATACAGTATAATAAACATAGAATTGTTTTTGAAGGATACAGAATAAGCCCGGAATTTGTAGGAGCATTGTGGCATCAGTGGGGTGGTATTTCTTATCAGTATTGGTTTTAATATATTCTAAATTCAATTCTATAGCAATAAATCATTATCTGAAATATATAATGCGTGCATAATATTTATTCGTTTTTAGGTAATACTTTCCAAAGATTTGATGTTCTTTCATTAAATATGATAAAAATCATTATTCATACATAGCAATTAATAATACTAATTTCGTTTTATATTTAGTAAGTTAAATATGGCAATAGTAGAATGTGTTGATGTTTAACTGGTTTAATTATTTGCTAACATGCGATTTTTGTGTGTTTTATTTTAATAAATATTGATTTGGTTGAAAATATGATAATTGATTAAGTTATTATAAATTGTAGCAAACCAATAACTCAATATTATGTCAATTCCTTTAACACGTATTTTTGATATTCCTTATTATCAATTAGAGAATCACCCTCAGGAAGTAGCTTTTGCATCTAAAAGTTATATGCACGGTACCTGGGATACCTTTTCAACAGAACAATATATCGAACATATTAATATAGTAAGCCGGGGTTTACTACGTTTAGGAGTAAAACCCGGAGATAAAATAGCATTAATTTCGAATAATCGTCATGAATGGAATATGATGGATATGGGAATTTTGCAAATAGGCGCAGTTGGTGTACCTGTTTATCCAACTATTAGCCAGGATGATTATAAGTATATTTTCAATCATTCGGAGGTGAAATATTGTTTTGTTTCGTGCGAGGAGATTTACTTAAAAGTAAAAGCAATTAGAGATGATGTACCTACTTTGAAAGAGGTATTCTCTTTTAACCTTATTCCCGAAGCTATAAACTGGAAATCATTATTAAGATTAGGTTCCGATGATTCAAATCAAGGCGAAGTAGAGCAGTTAATGGCCTCAGTAAAGCCAAACGACATGGCCACAATAATTTATACTTCAGGTACAACGGGCAGGCCCAAAGGCGTAATGCTAAGTCATAATAATCTTCTGTCAAATGCAATATCATCTAATGACAGGTTACCAAAATCGGTACACGGGCAAAAAGCATTGAGTTTTTTACCCGTTTGTCACGTATTTGAGAGGATGGTTTTATATATGTATCAATATTCAGGTATGTCGATTTATTTTGCAGAGTCTATTGATACCATTTCAAAGAATTTGCAGGAGGTAAAACCTCAGGTAATGACTGCAGTACCACGACTTCTTGAGAAAGTTTACGATAAGATATATTCTAAAGGATCTGATTTAACCGGGATAAAGAAAAGGCTATTCTTTTGGGCAGTAGATTTGGGGTTGGAATTTGAACCTTATGGAGCCAATGGGGCATGGTATGAATTTAAATTATCACTAGCCCGAAAGCTAATTTTTTCTAAATGGCAGGAAGCTCTTGGCAGTAATTTGGAATTGATTATTTCGGGTAGCGCACCTCTTCAGCAGCGTTTACAGCGATTATTTACTGCTGCGGGTATTCTTGTAGCCGAAGGTTATGGTCTGAGCGAAACGTCTCCGGTAACAAATGTAAATGAATGGGATAATAAGGGTTGGCGAATAGGCACTGTTGGCAGGGCTCTGGATGGTGTAGATATAAAAATTGCCGATGACGGTGAAATTCTTATAAAAGGGCCAAACGTTATGTTGGGTTATTATAAAGATCCGGAAAAAACAAAAGAAGTAATAAATGGAGATAAATATTTTCATACAGGTGATATCGGAGAAATTGATTCGGATGGTTTTTTAAAGATTACCGATCGAAAGAAAGAAATGTTCAAAACTTCCGGGGGTAAATATATTGCTCCTGCCGTATTGGAAAACGCGTTTAA from the Bacteroidota bacterium genome contains:
- a CDS encoding lipid A deacylase LpxR family protein: MKLLRLILFFILLFSFAAKAQETAYFVETKSYQRAFGLTVENDMFFQTDHYYSAGESIHFIHPAISKSPFNRLLISMFNLGDVVYNGLKIDHKIFTPTDTPNAGLKIGDRPYASSLSISQFKVVENSEYAYRISSRFSLGIIGEYARGRELQSKIHEITPSEVPLGWEYQVKNDLLLNYYIKLDKGIYSSEYFEWLASASVNLGTVNNDIAFSTNARVGLIDSYFESYSPGKNSGFRTWMELSYKVKTIAYNAYLEGGLINRNSPYIIENGDMNRMSQKIGVHFFIQYNKHRIVFEGYRISPEFVGALWHQWGGISYQYWF
- a CDS encoding long-chain fatty acid--CoA ligase, whose protein sequence is MSIPLTRIFDIPYYQLENHPQEVAFASKSYMHGTWDTFSTEQYIEHINIVSRGLLRLGVKPGDKIALISNNRHEWNMMDMGILQIGAVGVPVYPTISQDDYKYIFNHSEVKYCFVSCEEIYLKVKAIRDDVPTLKEVFSFNLIPEAINWKSLLRLGSDDSNQGEVEQLMASVKPNDMATIIYTSGTTGRPKGVMLSHNNLLSNAISSNDRLPKSVHGQKALSFLPVCHVFERMVLYMYQYSGMSIYFAESIDTISKNLQEVKPQVMTAVPRLLEKVYDKIYSKGSDLTGIKKRLFFWAVDLGLEFEPYGANGAWYEFKLSLARKLIFSKWQEALGSNLELIISGSAPLQQRLQRLFTAAGILVAEGYGLSETSPVTNVNEWDNKGWRIGTVGRALDGVDIKIADDGEILIKGPNVMLGYYKDPEKTKEVINGDKYFHTGDIGEIDSDGFLKITDRKKEMFKTSGGKYIAPAVLENAFKESRFIEQIMVIGEGEKMPAALVQLDFAFIREWCKRKKIECTNDEMVITNPVVIDRIQQEIDEQNKNFGKWEMIKKFEIVSDVWSITDGQLTPTMKLKRKVIKQMYKDLFDKIYERN
- the acs gene encoding acetate--CoA ligase → MTINSFDDYKEKYQESIKYPEQFWDKIADKFVWRKKWDKTLNWNFNDPNVKWFLNAKLNITENALDRHLKDRGNKIALIWEPNDPRERFVRLTYRELYTEVNKFANVLKNNGIKKGDVVAIYMPMIPELTIATLACARVGAVHSVVFAGFSANSLADRINDADAKMVLTSDGLFRGAKEIPVKRVVDEALKNCTSVEKVIVTERTRWAVNMEEGRDVWLHDEMEKADSFCEPELMDSEDPLFILYTSGSTGSPKGIVHTVGGYMVYAGYSFKNVFQTKESDVYWCTADIGWITGHTYIIYGPLLNGATTTMFEGIPTFPDAGRFWQIVDKYGVNQFYTAPTAIRALMAAGDDHVLSYSLDSLKVIGTVGEPINEEAWHWYHIHVGKERCPVVDTWWQTETGGIMISGLGNHSPMKPSHAGYPLPGIQPVLLNKDGEEIKENEVEGYLAIKYPWPSMLRTIHGDHKRAKDTYFSNYDGYYFTGDGAKRDKNGMYRIIGRVDDVINVSGHRFGTAEIENAINKNEKLVESAVVGYPHDIKGQGIYAFIICREECKNQDILKSEVIETVVEEIGKIARPDIIQIVPGLPKTRSGKIMRRILRKIAEGDVSNLGDTSTLLDPKIVEEIIEGAKKLNEK
- a CDS encoding S1/P1 nuclease, producing the protein MKIKYLFIIVALVMLANTGFAFGPTGHRTIAKIAESYLSDEAKKQITELLDGEGIVIVSTFADDIKSEKKYDYTHVWHYVNAEEGISYSDSKKNPDGDLIFAINKAVEVLKNPKSTKEEKAFNLKMLIHFIGDLHQPLHCGRGADKGGNDIKVKWFRKNTNLHRVWDSDIINFNKMSYSELAETMKRSPYIDKEEIEKGNVISWYNESKKLSKVVYASVEPDENLTYGYNYKYFPVLKERLNYAGIRLAKVLNEIFR